A region of the Ctenopharyngodon idella isolate HZGC_01 chromosome 2, HZGC01, whole genome shotgun sequence genome:
attatttactgGATAAATAATCAATGGGAATCACTTCCTGAGAATTTTCAAGTGTCCCACTTGTTATTTATGTACGTGCAGCTAGCGCTGTTAGCACTGTGACGACTGTGTTATTTGGCTCGGTTTTGACAGGCATCTCAACCTTCCCCGCGTATTTAAAACAAATCTATTAACGCTAATTTTTCAAAATCACCTGCTGCAATTAGCTCTCATTTGGTTTCATTTCATGAGAAGCGAACGGCTAGCCGACATGCGCTAGCAGAAAATGACAGTGTTCATTATCTAAGACCTCCTTTATACGCATCACCTCACGATGACAACAAACTTCGAGTAAAATCCTATAGAGGCTCACACCGGAAAGATTCAAAGGTCGTCTATGCCATGCGTTTACAGATCGATATCAAAGAGGAACAAAACCAGAAGAAATGTAACTAACCGGCTCGTCGACGCCATACTGTTAGTATCAGTTGTCCACGGCAGTGACTCTCCGGTGAACACAATGGGCGCCCGCTACCCCTATTTATAGGTTTTGTAGGTCACGTGTACAGGGCGAAGACGGAGAGCCACAAGTGCCAAACGTACGATTTTATAATTCGGCAAATTTATTCATGATCAACAACATGTGAATAAGTTTCAAATGGGCAATTTAAACCTTAAAATGCAGgcattaaatgttatattttcacATAAAGTAGCCTCTACATCTGTCATTTCAGGAATTCAATTAAGGTGTATTTATCATGTTAACTTTTCACATTatatttgctattttttttctttttcataaaaaatctttatattaaaatgaggtttgtaatattttaaagttaatCTAAAATGAACTAGTGAAAAATGTTCATGTAAATATTATGCATAAACTACCCACATTTACCCACAAGGGACAGTCCCAGATAGCAGGTTAGGTACACAgtacacccacacacacagagagagagagagagagagagagagagagagagagagagaatgtaaaataaaattacaatttcaTAAATTATAGCCAAAAGACATGTTAGAGTCATAGGTTAGAGTCTGGCCTAGTACAATATGACTCTAATTGTTTAATCTTTAACTCAAATTTGTTCTTAAAAAGTACATAATAATGACATTGTCTGGACTGAAACCTAACACAGGTGCAGAACTGCACATGACTTTATTTGACTACAACGGAAATTGCACATGATTTGTTGTCTCATTTTAAAACTAATGGTCACATTACTGCTGTTAACTGACAAGGCTTTTAAAGTTTCAGCAACAATTACCCTATGCTTTATTTGAGAATTATATACCATCCCTAAATGTATTAATCATTTGTGCTTAATGCAGATGTGTCATACAAAGTTATTATGGGTTTAATTCCAGTTGTAGTGCTCTCAAAAACCCAGGGTTGGGCCCTCTTATAATCATGCCACTGTGAGAAGACTCATATCTCTCTAAAGGGATCATCTGCTCCCTTCTAATGACACTCAAGAGCTCTAAAGAAGCAAATGCACTGATAAACAGGTGGTGGCATATACTTTTATGGCAAATGCATGTGTTGAACTTGCATAAAGAGTAGAAATGTCATTCCTCATTGCCTTGGGCATATgttcatgaaaataaatattcatgcCATAAACTAGCATATATTAAATATCATGatattttgtgaaaaagaatgattaaaagcattcaaaacactggttggaaaaaaaaaatgacagaagaggaagaaaaataaGCATATTCATGATTTCAGCCAGACAGCAAAGGAAAAAATATGTTCCTCTTTCAAACTAGCTGAAACATGAAAAAACCATTTAGGGTGGGTTGATTTGTTACAAAGACATTTCCTGCACACTGTGCCAGCCAAACAATGCTGCACTATTTAAGCATCTGGGTCCTAGTTTCCTCATAATGAATGGacgaagaaaaaaagaagaagaaacagcGCACGGGGTTAGTCTTAATTATTAAATGGTTATGGCTGTcagaattgtaatatttcacagacTCCACCTACAATTGAAAAAACACCTTTATCTAGACACTGCTTTTTGTATAGGGCGTCTTCAGCGCTGTAAGACTTTCTGGTGATAATTTAACTTATCCGGTGGGTTCATAAACGCTGCGCTGTCATTGTCCAATGAAATACGCAGCTGACGAGCGGATCAACTCCGTCATTTTGACTGCTGAACTACAAGTCGTAGCAAGTCGGACAAAGAATCGCATGTTTTAAACCTCTTGCCGAGTTCCTACTTCTATGGATAGAGTGTACAGTGGTTGACGGACATTACATTTCTATGCTGAAAGAAGATTGTTTGTTGGCATTTTTGTATTTGAATTTTGTAGTCCATTTCCTGCTCAACGGCAACTTTTGTCAAATCTAGCGTCTACAGCAATATGAGAATCAAGATAACAGCGCGTGCTCTTCCATCCCAGTGAAAAACGTCAGCAGAGACAGTAAGTCGAccgttttactgtttttatctGGGTCTTTGAGGGTTATTTCTTCCTACTTCCTAGAAATATATTATTCCCAGAGGTTGCAGGTTATGTTAGTGCAGTTTCGCGTTTTAAGTCTCGGTCTACCTTATATGTAAATCCTGACATCATATTACTGcacatgaatatgaatatttctattttaagacGTTTCATTACCCTGATAAAAACCTTTTTAGAACAACCTGGAAACCTTTTCCATTTACTGGGTCATCGATtaaatgcatacatttccattctgaaaagtttttttaaaaaaagtttattattaataataataatttaataaaaataatgaattaattacttaaaaatagGTAAAAGGGTTgtcagttttatatttaatttagccaTTTGTCCTTTTGCTGTCATAACACTATAAGGTTTCTCTTAGATGGAGAATTTGATTTTGACACtgacatttaattaaaacagtttagttttctgtatttttttaagatcaCCCCTTTCTGACAAATGTAACAAATATGAATTGAAGTGATGGAGGAAGCCTGAAATTGTCCTGAAAAGTTCACTATGCCTTCAAAATAAAGGCACATAAGGCACCCATTTTGTGGATTGACCAGCTATATAATCACCTCAAAGTCAGAATAATGGGATTCTTAGCTTATATATTTCTTAAAACCCGTGAATAGTTAACGCAGACAATTCTAATGACTAACAGCTGTTATGTGTTTCCAGACTGTATTTCTCACGCAACACTGAGAAAATAGCAGGCATCAAATAAAGCAGCACTCAAATTGTGTGCATGCCACTGGGAGTAAGTTTAAAAACAGAATTGGGATATTAATACCACATTGACTGCTAAAAATGTTAACCTGGAATCAGGAAACATATCCAAAGCGGATGGACACGTGTTTCTCTGGCCACACGAACTTGTAAGACTTCGCAGTGAAGTGCCATTTCAAACATAACACACTCTTGAGATGGTTCGGACCTTTCATGTTGTAACTTGAAGCCACATGTGGCTAGCAGGTATTTGACGAATAGTGCACACTGCTTAGTCAGTACATGCACTCTGCGTGGTTTAACTCATTTATAAACACATTTGTACATAAGTCGCTTTCAAATAAAGAATCTgttaaatgactaaatgtaaatctactctgtttattttatctaaacATCCAAGACTTTCAAATGTGTACATCATTAACATTTGAGACATGAAGTAAAAGACTCAAATTAGTTCTGTTCAAACATGCACTGGCTTCATATTCACTGACTGCACTCCTCTTTATTACAGGGATGTTTAGTCTCACTGAAGTTGCCTCCCTTAATGACATTCAGCCAACCTATCGTATTCTGAAACCATGGTGGGATGTGTTCATGGATTATATCGGGGTGGTAATGTTGATGTTAGCCATCTTTTCCGGGACTATGCAGTTATCCAAAGACCAAGTGGCATGTCTTCCCATTCTTGAGAAAAACACTGAGGCAACACAAAATCGACCAGAATGTTCAACATCCCTTCTGGGGACTGGACCCACAACAACTAAAGACCTTCCTGACAGCATTGCACATGAAATTCTTAACACTCAACCTACCCCCTTAAAAGGAGAAGGTATGTGGTCTCAACCTGAGCCCAGAGGACGTAAAACAAACCTGGACTATCAGCAGTATATTTTTGTCAACCAAATGTGCTACCATGATGCCCTACCGTGGTATAACAAATACTTTCCTTACCTTGCCCTCATACACACCATAATGCTGATGGTAAGCAGCAATTTTTGGTTCAAGTACCCAAAGACCAGCTCAAAGATTGAACACTTTGTTTCCATTTTGGGGCGGTGCTTTGAATCGCCATGGACAACGAAAGCTTTGTCCGAAACCGCTTGTGAAGATTCTGAGGAAAACAAGCAAAGATTCACAGGCGGTGCGGTTTTCCAGAAACATGTATCCTCGGAGGACAGCAGTCAGTCTACTCCTTTGATGGAAACTCCAACAGTGCAGTTTCCTACCGAAAAGCTCATTGCGGAAGCTCCCAGCCTGACCACGTTAGACAAAAAAGATGGAGAACAAGCCAAGGCTCTTTTTGAGAAAGTGCGAAAATTTCGAGCTCACATCGAAGACAGTGACTTCATCTACAAACTCTATGTGGCTCAGACAGCAATAAAAGCACTGAAGATCATTTTGATTTTGAGCTATACGTCAACGTTTGCCGCAAAGATCAGTTTCTGCCATATATGCAAACCTGAAATCGAAAGTTTGACTGGGTATGATCAGTTCGTTTGCACGCACAACATGGCATTCATGTTAAGGAAACTTCTCTTCACCTTCATGGCTATGATATGTCTCTATGGACTGGTGTGTTTGTATACACTCTACTGGCTCTTCAGGAGACCACTTAAGGAGTACTCTTTTGAAAAAGTCAGAGAGGAAAGTAGCTTTAGTGATATTCCTGATGTCAAGAATGACTTTGCATTTCTCCTACACATGGTCGACCAATACGATCAGCTGTACTCCAAACGATTTGGCGTATTTCTTTCTGAGGTTAGTGAGAACAAACTACGAGAAATTAGCCTTAACCACGAGTGGACGTTTGAAAAACTACGTCAGCATGTAACATCCAATGCTCAAGATGAACAAGAACTACACCTCTTTATGCTCTCAGGACTCCCTAATGCGGTATTTGACCTCACTGATCTGGAAATCCTCAAGTTAGAGCTTATTCCTGAGGTCAGGATTTCAGCCAAAGTTTCTCAGATGACCAACCTACGGGAACTACATCTATATCACTGCCCTGCTAAAGTCGAACAAACCGCTTTCACTTTTCTCCGTGACCATCTGCATCGCCTTCACATTAAGTTTACTGATGTTGCAGAAATCCCAGCGTGGATTTATCTGTTGAGGAGCCTCAAGGAACTAAACCTGATTGGGAACTTGAACTCTGAACACAACAAGATGATCGGTTTGGAGTCACTGAGAGATCTGAGACACTTAAGGATGTTGTATCTCAAAAGCAATCTCAACAAAATACCCACAAATCTAACAGAACTGTCACCACATCTCGTCAAACTGGTGATACACAATGATGGGACTAAATTACTGGTACTGAACAGTCTCAAGAAGATGACCAGCCTGGTTGATTTGGAGCTCCAGAACTGTGATTTGGAGAGGATCCCCCATGCCATCTTTAGCTTGGCTAGCTTGCAAGAACTGGATTTGAAGAATAACAATATCCGGACCATTGAGGAAATCATCAGCTTTCAGCACCTGAGAAGATTGGCGTGTCTCAAGCTGTGGTACAACAAGATCACTGCCATTCCACCATCGATAGTCCTAGTGAAGAGTCTGGAGTCCCTCATTATCTGTCACAATAAACTGGAGACCCTTCCTCCAGCTTTGTTTCATCTGCCCAAACTGAGGCACATTGACCTCAGCCACAACTCCATCTCAAGTATACCAGTGGAGATTGGACACCTTCACAACCTTCAACATTTTGCTATCACAGGGAACAAGGTAGAAGTTCTGCCTAATCAACTGTTCAAATGTTCCAAACTGAAGGTTTTACTTGTGGGTCATAACGGCATCACCTCCATCCCAGACTCCATTGGGCAGTTAACTCAGTTGTCCCAGCTTGAGCTCAAAGGGAACTGCTTAGATTGCCTTCCATTCCAACTTGGCCAATGTCACCTTCTTCGGAAAAACCTCTTCTTCGTGGAGGATCATCTTTTTGACACACTGCCTCTTGAGGTCAAGGAAAGTATCAGTAGTGACTAACGGAACTCTTCAGAATGGATTTAATTAAGCATTATAAAGAGTACTTCACTCTTATTGGtagataaaaatataataaaactagccaaaaatatttaataaattaatgtgCAAGGGGCGGAATGTGTTCACTTGTACGAATGATGGATGTTTCAGTTGTTTGGAAAGAATTGTCTACGGGCTTACTAATATGTCATCAACATATATGGTCTATAAATGGGCCTCAAAGACAGGAAGCAAAAACACTTGTTGCAAAATATAACGGGAACGTTGCAAACAACAGGTTTGGTTTGCTGCTGTTTGCCTATTAGAAGGTATGTTTAGTTTAAATTATGTTCTGTTACACATTTACATGTGTATattgtgttatttatataataccATATTTAATATACAGACTGATGAGTAGGAACAAGTGCacacataaatgaaaattctgtcatcatttgacACACTCACCTGTATCACTTTCTTACTaatatggaacacaaaaagattGTATTTTAAAGAACGTTTCAACTGTTATTTTGCCCATAAATGGGGCCCAAAACAACATCCTACCCCTtagactttcattgtatggactaATAAAACACTATAACATTTTTCGAAATATCTTATATGTTCCGcacaagaaagaaagtcaaaccggtttgaacaacatgaggttgactaaatgatggcagaatgggcatttctgggtgaactatgtATAAAGGTCAGTAGTTATCCTAAATCTCAAGTGTCCTAAAATTTCAAAAGTGTCTATCAGCACCAGTTTTCAGCAAGGTCTTTAACTATGGAAGCAAACttaacttaattttttatatgtatcatGTATTtcttatgatttttttctgtgaGTTTAGGAGCAGCGCTTACCAACATTTTACACACTCAAAGACATGATGTGACATGATGAAATATATTATGAAAGTTCACGTTTTCTCTTTAGCAATAACAACAATATTGCAACATGCATTTGAGTTTGagaatgtgttttgtatttCCTTTGTTAACAGTGAAACATATGAAGTGTTTTTGCTGTATTGTGTTGATAAGAGGCATATCAAGGACTAAGAACTGCCAGACGGGGGGATGTACACGCTGCACCTCATGATTACAACCACAATGACCTTGTAAAGCTGCTCGAGGTTTACTTATGCATTGTCGTAATGATTGTATCTTAAAACATGCCACATGCTTGGCAAAGAACATACTGCCCTTAATATTCTCtgcaatataattattaatgtcttatttttttctgtttttgattgttattgttattaaatgttgtgtATAGGTTTAGATACATGTTACAGTGTTTTAAAAGTACAACGGTACAAAGGTTTTAACCTGTATTTTGAGTATTGGGAACTGATATTTACAAAGAACAATACCTGCAAATATCACAAATTAAAAGAATTTGATTTACGAGATTGTGACTTCTGTTTTTTTGTACTCTTAATTGATTTTGGCTTGCCAGTCAAACATGCACACTCCACTTGAGTAAATTCAGGTATTTACATATTACACTTTTGCTTACATACATGTTTCAACTTGTCTGCCTTACTTCAAACATGTTGGTTTATAGAGCATTTGTCCATCGCcttcctgttggttttgttgttttctcCTAGACATTTCTACACCTTGATAACATTGTTTGTAGTTACAGCTGGGGGAAAAATTTGCCCAAGACACTGAGCCCTTCAGTTTAATACAATATGCCACTGTGTGTGAATGGAGGCTGCATTGTTCTTCTTTATATTTGTACATCCTTCAGCAATGGGTGTGTCTGGAGCTAAATGTGATAATTAGGACCCTTCTGCTCATGTATCATTAGAAGAAAAAAGGAGCTTATGGGGGAAAAACTACTAAGAGAATTTATACCCATAAACTTGATGAACCAAACTTCTTAGGATCTGCTGTTAAAACCACCAGTTTCTTTCACATGAATGTAGGTCTACCTCAGTAGAGAGGATGATTTTGCTTTCTGCATGTATTCCAGTATCACTAGTAATTCAGCCTTTTTTAAAGTTGTCTGTGAAGATTATCTAGGTTATTAGACTACAATACGTCTGCTAGCATTGTTGGCAATATGCAGATTATGTGGTATAAAATGACAAATCAAGTTTCATTCATATCTTAACATACCAACAAGCTGAAGacgacaaaaacattttattccgaacagcaaaaatgtttatagtgatttacatttttcacataaattacctaaaaaggtttatacacaaaaatatctgaactGTAAAAAAATGGCCTACACAAGTAAcagttaatgtttttcttttctttttttttggtgttttttttttttttttttttttttgcacacatgGCAAACTTACAGATTTAAGATAAAATCAAAACAGGGTAATAAGTGAAAACCAAAATGTTACTGGAGCGGAAATGGTGTAAACGGGAGTTATGACATGCATACTTTCTGAACCGCTAAATATCAATAGAACAGGATGTTTTACACAATGACTGATGTGTTGGCATGAGTTAAACTTCTGAATCAAGTAAATATATAGACttacatttttacacatatGCCTCATATGTGCACCTTCCAAGGCTCATGGATGGgacaacaaaaagacaaaattgtGTTGGTTCTCAAATTAAAATGGCTTGTTATAAAATCCACATACAGAATCATTTCAGTTTTTGTAGAGCATAAATCTGCGATGACAGATTAAACTCAACGTGAGAAGCATCTGAGGTAAAGGTTGTCTTTTGGTGGTGGGTTCCACTGAAATCTCAACATATCCACCCACCATTCGTACGTTCTTTGACCATGTACAACACCAGCACAATGTAACAATATCTAAAAAGCCGTCTGTGATAAGAATGGATCGTCATTAAGATTAAAAACAGAAGTCCTTACTGATGGcaatataaaatttaaaccAAATAACCAAACAAGTTACACACAAGTGATATTCTAAGGACaatttgtgtgtgttcctgGGCTCATGAGgatgtttgcatcactgaaGGTTGTGCCTGTGGTACGGTGTTGGAACAAGAGTCCTTGGGGAAGGAGGTGACTTCCACCATCCCTGCCCCTGTGTGCGGTACAGCGGTATTCATAATGTGCCTCTGTAAATGCTTTATCCAGTCCTCCTGCACTGACAAAGGGCCCTGGAAGACTAGATCACAAAACCTGCATGTGGAAACAATTACACAGTAGATTAACAATGATGCATTGACAAATGTGAATGGAATGGACAAATGTGAATGGAATGGACAAACAAGAAACTAAACAACTAGCCAAAAAGAATTTTATAATATGCTAAATGGATTACTTATATTAGTGCTTTAGTTCTGTAAAATCGTATATTACAGATTAAATGCAATaatgcaaaagtcttaggccaccattagatgttgttttagcaatggtatatgacaatatataattatttctaagtctctttattagaatataacaagaaaatacaggaaatttgtatgcagtattaaaaaaactgaaaaaaaaaaaaaaaaaaaaaaaaaaaggacttctataggctaaagtggcaagtatttatTGACCTCCCCTTccacttgagcaatagcaggaaccgGCTCgcttaaacctaaatggaatggaaaaggactggaaggccaaggAGACTTTCAAAATATGAGAAGTTTCTTAGAAtttcttctttgagaaaatgggagaagtccaggaggtcacactaaatattgatttttgcttaaagaagccattttgttctgatttttttttttttttttttacattttgtgtacatattttctgtattttctgtttgtatcttaataaagaccaaaaataaaaaataaaaaatacacatggatggtcattaaaacattgcattaaaacaacaaagctggtggtggcctaagacttttgcacagtactatatattatatatatagtactgtgCGTTATATATGTAGTACTGTGTTTTAAtgcgttatatatatataacgcaTTAAAAGTGtactgttttcagttaaaaaggtgtcatttaaatggaagtgattcaatcaaaaacctactttagctcgataaaaactttttcctagagctgctgtaaagccaaaacaatctgtccattaattttcctattatcactgtgaagctgctttgaaacaatctgtattgtgaaaagcgctatataaataaagatgacttgaatatatattatatatatatgtgtgtgtgtgtgtatgtatattacacacacatatctatttataaacttttatgttagatgcattTAATCGCAATTAAGAAATTTGACAGCacttattgtaatattatactagacatacatttaaattttgtaacaGAGGTTACCTGCATGTAAGTGTATAGATTTCCTCTGGAGTGTGCAGCAGCGGGTAAGTTTTCTTCTTTGATCCAGACCTTGATCTTTGCTTTCTCTGTTTACAGTCATAAGCTGCAATAATGAACAATGCATTTATTAGAAactata
Encoded here:
- the LOC127525029 gene encoding volume-regulated anion channel subunit LRRC8D-like, whose translation is MFSLTEVASLNDIQPTYRILKPWWDVFMDYIGVVMLMLAIFSGTMQLSKDQVACLPILEKNTEATQNRPECSTSLLGTGPTTTKDLPDSIAHEILNTQPTPLKGEGMWSQPEPRGRKTNLDYQQYIFVNQMCYHDALPWYNKYFPYLALIHTIMLMVSSNFWFKYPKTSSKIEHFVSILGRCFESPWTTKALSETACEDSEENKQRFTGGAVFQKHVSSEDSSQSTPLMETPTVQFPTEKLIAEAPSLTTLDKKDGEQAKALFEKVRKFRAHIEDSDFIYKLYVAQTAIKALKIILILSYTSTFAAKISFCHICKPEIESLTGYDQFVCTHNMAFMLRKLLFTFMAMICLYGLVCLYTLYWLFRRPLKEYSFEKVREESSFSDIPDVKNDFAFLLHMVDQYDQLYSKRFGVFLSEVSENKLREISLNHEWTFEKLRQHVTSNAQDEQELHLFMLSGLPNAVFDLTDLEILKLELIPEVRISAKVSQMTNLRELHLYHCPAKVEQTAFTFLRDHLHRLHIKFTDVAEIPAWIYLLRSLKELNLIGNLNSEHNKMIGLESLRDLRHLRMLYLKSNLNKIPTNLTELSPHLVKLVIHNDGTKLLVLNSLKKMTSLVDLELQNCDLERIPHAIFSLASLQELDLKNNNIRTIEEIISFQHLRRLACLKLWYNKITAIPPSIVLVKSLESLIICHNKLETLPPALFHLPKLRHIDLSHNSISSIPVEIGHLHNLQHFAITGNKVEVLPNQLFKCSKLKVLLVGHNGITSIPDSIGQLTQLSQLELKGNCLDCLPFQLGQCHLLRKNLFFVEDHLFDTLPLEVKESISSD